From Halorientalis litorea:
GGGATGTCGTGGAGTTGCTCCTGCTTCGCCTGCAGTTCCCGGAGGTCCTCTTGGGTGGCGTCGCCCGTCTGCCGGGCGAGCATGAACTCCTCGCGGAACTCCTCGAACTCCTGGACTTTCTCCTGTGCCTCGGCGTCGTTCTCGACGGCCGCCTTCTTCTCGACGAACTCCTGATAGGCGGGCATGTCGGCGATTGCCTCGCCGAGTTGGGCACTCAACTGGTCGACGGTCGACTCCGCGGCGTCCGCGGCTTCCGTGTCGATACTCATCACTGTCAGGTTAGGACTACAGCGTTTTCAACTTGCCGAACGCGAAAATCGGGTTCGGAGCGGGCGAGACCGGGCGATGGCAGGCGAGGTGGGTCGCAGAAACGTCGGCGTTTTACGCCGCGAGCGGATACGGAGAGGCAATGAGTCAGGATTCGGCTGACGACCGTTCGGAAGGGGACCTCCGAAACACGGGCCTCTCGCTGAAACACGACCGGGAGTGGGACTACGAACTCGACCGCATCACCGAAGCCGTCGAGGAACGCGACGCAGAGACGGTTGGGTTACAGTTCCCCGAGGGGCTGAAACGCCGCGCGCGGCCGGTCACGGACGACTTGCGCGAACTGCTGGACGACGACGTGACCGTCATGACCTCCGGACAGCCCTGTTACGGCGCGTGTGACCTCGACACCTTCCTCATGCGCCGGACCGACGTGTTCGTCCACTTCGGGCACTCCCCGATGAAGGAGTCGGACAAGATCATCTACGTGCCGCTGTTCTCGAACGTCGAGGTCACGCCCATCATGGAGTCGGCCCTCGACGACCTCTCGGACCCCGCGGACGACCCCGCCGTGGGACTCGTGACGACGGCCCAGCACATGAACCAATTCGAGAAGATGCGCGAGTGGTTGGAGGACCGCGGCTACGAGGTCCACACCCGCCGCGGCGACGACCGACTGACCCACGAGGGACAGGTACTCGGCTGTAACTACGCAAGCGCGGACGTGGACGCCGACCAGATTCTGTACGTCGGCGGCGGGAAGTTCCACCCCCTCGGGTTGGCGATGGAACACCCGGACAAACACGTCGTCATCGCCGACCCCGTCAACAACGCCGTCACCATCGCCGACCCGGAGAAGTTCCTGAAACAGCGATACGGCGCGGTCCACCGTGCGATGGATGCCGAGGAGTGGGGCGTCATCTTCTGTACGAAAATCGGTCAGGGCCGCTGGGACCAGGCTCAGGAGATAATCGACAACAACGACAACGCCTACCTCGTCACGATGGACGAGGTGACGCCCGACCGCCTGACGAACTTCGGGTTCGACGCCTACGTCAACACCGGGTGTCCGCGCATCACCACCGACGACGGCCCGCAGTTCAAACAGCCGATGCTCACGCCCGGCGAGTACGAAATCGCCATCGGCGAGAAACCGCTGGAGGAACTCTCCTTCGACACCTTCCACGGGACGTGGTGAGGACACCGGCGTCGGGCCGTCCGACCGCTACCCCTCGACGTGTCGCTCGAATAGCCTGACGTTCCAGACGTTCGCCTTCCAGACGGCGTCGAACAGCGTCCCGAGCACCGGGACCGACCCACAGACGTAGTCGACACCGACGAGCGAGAGCATTACGGCGACGGTGCGGAGCGGAACACCGGCGCGCACTGCCTCGAAGACGACGTACAGCGAGAGTGCTGTCGCGACGGTGTCCCCGGCGACAGGGAGGATTCCCAGTATCGGGTCGAGGCCGACGCGGTAGTTCACGACTGGGATTTCGACGGCACTGTCGAGTAGGGTGGCCGCGTCGCGGGCGCGTTCGAGTGCGGCCGCGCTCGCGTGGTCGGGAGTCGACATGCGCCGACGTTCCACGCCGACCGACAAAACCGCTGGCCTTCTCACTCGGCGAAGGCGTCCTGCAGGTCGGCACCGATTTTCTCGACGGCGTCGGCACCCGCGTCTATCATGTCGGACATGCTGACGAAGCCGTGAATCATGTCCTCGTAGTGGTAGTGGTCGACGGGAACGTCGTCCTCGGCGAGGCGCTCGGCGTAGGCTTGCCCCTCGTCGCGGAGCGGGTCGAAACCGGCGGTCACGACACTCGCCGGGGGCGTGTCAGAGAGGTCGTTGGCGAGCAGCGGCGAGAAGTACTCGTTCCGGAGGTGCAGGTCGTCGTCGACGTAACAGTCGAGGAACCACTCCATGCCGGGCGTCTCGAGGAAGTACCCCTCGGCGTTCTCCTCGTAGGAGTCGAAGTCGTGGACTGCGGGGGACGCGAGGGCGGGATAGAGGAGCAACTGGTGCTGGATGTCGGGGCCGTCGCGGTCCTGTCCCATCAACGTCGTCGCGGCGGTGAGGTTCCCCCCGGCGGAGTCGCCGCCGACTGCGATGCGGTCGGAATCGAGGTCGACGTGGGCACCGTTCTCCGCGATCCACTCGACGGCGGCGTAGGCGTCGTAGACCGGCGCGGGGAAGGAGTGTTCGGGAGCCAGACGGTAGTCGACGGAGAGGACGGCGCACTCGCCCGCGTTCGCCAACTCGCGACAGAGCGCGTCGTGTGTCTCGATGTTTCCGAGGACGAACCCGCCGCCGTGGAAGTACACGAGCGTCGGGTGCGGTCCCTCCCCCTCGGGGTAGTACGTCCGGACCGGGAGCGGCCCCTCCGGCCCCTGAATCTCGAAGTTCCGCACGTCGGCCACGTCGGGCGCGTCCCGGAGCGTGGCGACGTTCTCGAACTGCTCGCGGGCATCCGCGACCGAGAGCGCGTACACCGGCGGAATCGGCTGGCTGTCGATGATGTTGAGGAGGTTCTGTGCGTGTGGATGGGGTTCGTCTGCCATAATTCCCCAGTCGCGCGGGGGGAACTTAATGGCCCCAACCCCGATAATTACCACCAAGCATTAGCGAAGATTTTTGTATTCTTGGCAGATATGTACACGTGTCATGGACAGCCACAGAGCGGGCGGTCACCGGCCGTGTCGCGACGGGCGAACGACTGCGGGGGAGGGCAGCGCATGAGCACGAAGAGTGCCCTCGCACAGCAGTTGGCCATCGTCGCGGGGTTCGAGGACCCGACCGTCTCGCTGGAGCAGTACCGGACGCCGCCGGAACTCGCGGCGACGCTCGTTCACACGGCAGACCTCCACGAGGACATCGCCGACCGGACCGTCCTCGATTTAGGCTGTGGGACAGGGATGCTCGCACTCGCTGCCGCGCTCCGCGGGCCGACGCGCGTCGTCGGCCTCGACATCGACCCCGCACCGCTCGCGACGGCGCGTGAGAACGAGCGCAAGGTGGCCTCCACGACGGACGTGGGGTGGGTTCGCGGCGACGCGACACGCGTACCACTCGCCCCCGACGACCCCACGACAGTCGTGATGAACCCCCCGTTCGGGGCACAGTCCGACAACGAACACGCCGACAGAGAGTTCCTCGGGACGGCCGCCGATATCGCGGACGTATCCTACTCGATTCACAACCGTGGGAGTGTCGAGTTCGTCGAGGCGTTCGCGGCCGACAACGGCGGCGAGGTGACACACGCCTTCGAGGCGGCCTTCGACCTGCCACACCAGTTCGAACACCACACCGAGGCGACCCGGACAGTCGACGCCGAAGTGTTCCGCATCGCGTGGCGTTAGTCGCTGTTCCCCTGCACCGCGATTCTGACGCGCGTCTCGTTCCGTATCACGTAGAGGCGGTTCGCCGTCCGGTTGAACGTCAGTCCGCCGGCGGTCACGTTCTTCCCCGCGGACGGAACTGGGGTCCGGCCCAGTGACTCGTTGCCCCGTTCGACCAGTACCCGGAACTCCGTCTCTGCCGGGACGAACGTGACCCGTCGGCCCGCGACCCGTGGCTCCGCGACAGCCGCTGGCGACGCGTACGCGAATGCCCGCTCGCCGTCGGGTGGTTCGAGGAACACGCGATAGACGCTGTCGTTGCCGACCGGTCGCCACACGGAGAGGTTGACGCCCACCGACTGACGCCACCCGAGGCCGCCGACGAGGACTTCGGTGTCACCACTGAACGCCAGCCGTGACTTCGGTACGACGGTCTGGAACACGTCGCGCCGTTCGCTGACCAAGAGGACGCCGCTCGTGTTGACCTGCGACGCCTCCCCGAACAGGCCGATATCGAACGGGGAGACGTACTGGTCGGGCGTGTTCTCCGCGTAGGTGACGGTGTAATCACGGACCTCGACGCCGCTGTCGAAGGGGTCGTCGGAGACGGCGACGAGGTTCGTCGGGACGGCGACGACGCTCAGCGCGATAGTGACCGAGAGCAGGAGCCCGACGGCCGCCTCGCGCCTGTCGAGGTCGATGCGAGCTATCAGCGGGCGGCGGGAGGCAGTCAGGGCGGCCGCGAGCAGTGCCGCGAGCAGGAACACGAGGATGGCTCCCCCGGCGCGAAAGAGGATGTACCGACCGCCACCGCGGAACCAGTACACCGCCCACAGCGACTGCGCGACGGCGAAGACGACCACGGAAAGCCACAGCCGTCCCGGGTCGGGCCTGTGCCCGCGCCGCGAGGCGACGAGCGCGCCCAACAGGACGCCGAACAGCAGGCCGATGGCGTGCCCTTGGATGGCGACGTTCGCCCAGTACGGCGTGACGAAACGCGTCCCGGCCTGTGCCGGGTCTACTGGCGTCTGCACCGCGCGATAGAGGAGCCGGAACACGTCGTTGACCGCCAGTGCCACGACGGTCGGTATCGGGTAGTAGACCAAAGCGAACCCGGCGAATGCGAACACGACCCCCGAGAAGCCGATGACCGGTCCGACGGCGAACACGCTGGTGAGGAGTCCGACGGCGACGACGCCGATTACGAAGACGCCGATGCGGACGAAGGGGTTCTGCCCGAGGCTGGCGAACGACTGACTGCCCCGTTCCGTCGGGAAGTGACTCCACGCGTACTCCGCGAGCGGTGCGAACGCGAGCGTCCCGACCAGATTCCCCGTGACGTGCCCGAGACTCGCGTGGGAGAACGCCGCGGTGAGGATACCGAGCGGGTACGTGTACGACCACGCGCGGAACGGCGCGACGAGCGGGTTTCTGGGTGCCGATAGGCCGCCCTGCACGAACAGATAGATGCCGACAATTCCACCGACGACGACGAGCGTCCCCCACGGAAGCCCGAGAAAGAGCCGTTGTCGGACGCGACGCCCCCACGCGCCCCGCGGGTCGGCGAGGCGGTACGCGACACCAGCCGAGAGTGCGAGCGCGACGGCCAGCCCCAGCGTCCAGACTGGCACCGCCTCGGCGACTGCCTGCCACTGTTCCGACACCATCGTTATCGGTACCCGGGAGCGCGCGCGTTTAGTCGTTTCCGCTGTCGGCACCGAGCCGGGAACCGGACGCGCCGCTCAGAACTCGGGGATGTTCACGAGTTCGCCTTCGGGAACGTTCTCGAAGGCCTCACGCGCGATGGACCGCTTGTGAACCTCGTCGGCCCCGTCGACGATACGGAACGCGCGCACCGACTCGTAGAAGTCCGCGAGCGGCAGGTGTTTGGAGATGCCGGAGCCACCGCAGGCCTGCAGGGCGAAGTCGACGGTCTCCTGCACGACGTTGGCGGTGTAGTACTTGCTCATCGCGACTTCGATGCGTGCCTCCTCGCCGCGGGCGATTTTCTGCGCGGCGTGGCGCACCATGGTTTTGGCGGCGTGGAGTTGCGTCTCCTGTTCGGCGACGCGGAACCGGAGGCCCTGTTTGTCGGCGAGTCGGTCGCCGAAGGCGTCGCGGTTCTGCATGTACTCCTTGGCGATGTCGAGCGACCGCTGCGCCATCCCGGAGTAGCGCATGCAGTGGGTCAACCGGGCCGGCCCGAGACGCTTCTGGGCGATTTGGAACCCTTCGTTCTCCGGGCCGAGCAGGTTCTCTTCGGGGACGCGGACGTTGTCGTAGCGAATCTCGGCGTGACTCTCCGCGATGAGGTCCTGCCCGAGGTGGGGCGTGGCCTCGACGATTTCGACGCCGTCGGCGTCGGCCGGAACGACGATGATGGACGTGCCAGCGTAGGGGTGTGCGTCCATGTCGGTCCGGGCCATCACGAGCAGTACGTCGGCTTCGTCGCCCTGCGTCGTCCACCACTTGTGCCCGTTGATGACCCACTCGTCGCCGTCTTTCTCTGCGGTAGTCTGCATCATCTTGGGGTCCGAACCAGCACCGGCCTTGGGTTCCGTCATCGAGAACCCGGAA
This genomic window contains:
- a CDS encoding YlbF family regulator codes for the protein MSIDTEAADAAESTVDQLSAQLGEAIADMPAYQEFVEKKAAVENDAEAQEKVQEFEEFREEFMLARQTGDATQEDLRELQAKQEQLHDIPVMAEFLQAQNELELRLQEINEQISAPLALDFGQKAGGCCED
- the dph2 gene encoding diphthamide biosynthesis enzyme Dph2; this encodes MSQDSADDRSEGDLRNTGLSLKHDREWDYELDRITEAVEERDAETVGLQFPEGLKRRARPVTDDLRELLDDDVTVMTSGQPCYGACDLDTFLMRRTDVFVHFGHSPMKESDKIIYVPLFSNVEVTPIMESALDDLSDPADDPAVGLVTTAQHMNQFEKMREWLEDRGYEVHTRRGDDRLTHEGQVLGCNYASADVDADQILYVGGGKFHPLGLAMEHPDKHVVIADPVNNAVTIADPEKFLKQRYGAVHRAMDAEEWGVIFCTKIGQGRWDQAQEIIDNNDNAYLVTMDEVTPDRLTNFGFDAYVNTGCPRITTDDGPQFKQPMLTPGEYEIAIGEKPLEELSFDTFHGTW
- a CDS encoding DUF4112 domain-containing protein, translating into MSTPDHASAAALERARDAATLLDSAVEIPVVNYRVGLDPILGILPVAGDTVATALSLYVVFEAVRAGVPLRTVAVMLSLVGVDYVCGSVPVLGTLFDAVWKANVWNVRLFERHVEG
- a CDS encoding alpha/beta hydrolase; protein product: MADEPHPHAQNLLNIIDSQPIPPVYALSVADAREQFENVATLRDAPDVADVRNFEIQGPEGPLPVRTYYPEGEGPHPTLVYFHGGGFVLGNIETHDALCRELANAGECAVLSVDYRLAPEHSFPAPVYDAYAAVEWIAENGAHVDLDSDRIAVGGDSAGGNLTAATTLMGQDRDGPDIQHQLLLYPALASPAVHDFDSYEENAEGYFLETPGMEWFLDCYVDDDLHLRNEYFSPLLANDLSDTPPASVVTAGFDPLRDEGQAYAERLAEDDVPVDHYHYEDMIHGFVSMSDMIDAGADAVEKIGADLQDAFAE
- a CDS encoding METTL5 family protein produces the protein MSTKSALAQQLAIVAGFEDPTVSLEQYRTPPELAATLVHTADLHEDIADRTVLDLGCGTGMLALAAALRGPTRVVGLDIDPAPLATARENERKVASTTDVGWVRGDATRVPLAPDDPTTVVMNPPFGAQSDNEHADREFLGTAADIADVSYSIHNRGSVEFVEAFAADNGGEVTHAFEAAFDLPHQFEHHTEATRTVDAEVFRIAWR
- a CDS encoding rhomboid family intramembrane serine protease, which codes for MVSEQWQAVAEAVPVWTLGLAVALALSAGVAYRLADPRGAWGRRVRQRLFLGLPWGTLVVVGGIVGIYLFVQGGLSAPRNPLVAPFRAWSYTYPLGILTAAFSHASLGHVTGNLVGTLAFAPLAEYAWSHFPTERGSQSFASLGQNPFVRIGVFVIGVVAVGLLTSVFAVGPVIGFSGVVFAFAGFALVYYPIPTVVALAVNDVFRLLYRAVQTPVDPAQAGTRFVTPYWANVAIQGHAIGLLFGVLLGALVASRRGHRPDPGRLWLSVVVFAVAQSLWAVYWFRGGGRYILFRAGGAILVFLLAALLAAALTASRRPLIARIDLDRREAAVGLLLSVTIALSVVAVPTNLVAVSDDPFDSGVEVRDYTVTYAENTPDQYVSPFDIGLFGEASQVNTSGVLLVSERRDVFQTVVPKSRLAFSGDTEVLVGGLGWRQSVGVNLSVWRPVGNDSVYRVFLEPPDGERAFAYASPAAVAEPRVAGRRVTFVPAETEFRVLVERGNESLGRTPVPSAGKNVTAGGLTFNRTANRLYVIRNETRVRIAVQGNSD
- a CDS encoding acyl-CoA dehydrogenase family protein → MEYEDSETATALAERAEEFMETEVLPVEREYLGDGPVPESVIADLRAKAHEYDVYCPQIDEEYGGMGHDFRDVLPLFEQAGRSILGQPAMRVDAPDEGNMHTFEMFGTEAQKEEYLKPLVAGEIRSGFSMTEPKAGAGSDPKMMQTTAEKDGDEWVINGHKWWTTQGDEADVLLVMARTDMDAHPYAGTSIIVVPADADGVEIVEATPHLGQDLIAESHAEIRYDNVRVPEENLLGPENEGFQIAQKRLGPARLTHCMRYSGMAQRSLDIAKEYMQNRDAFGDRLADKQGLRFRVAEQETQLHAAKTMVRHAAQKIARGEEARIEVAMSKYYTANVVQETVDFALQACGGSGISKHLPLADFYESVRAFRIVDGADEVHKRSIAREAFENVPEGELVNIPEF